A portion of the Calothrix sp. 336/3 genome contains these proteins:
- the eno gene encoding phosphopyruvate hydratase yields MIIDTAIEAIIAREILDSRGRPTIEAEVHLVNGAIGLAQVPSGASTGTFEAHELRDQDKSRYGGKGVLKAVQNVKDILAPKLLHMDALNQELLDKTMISLDGSHNKANLGANAILAVSLAAARAGADALGIPLYRYLGGPLANLLPVPLMNVINGGAHAANNVDFQEFMIVPVGASSFREALRWGAEVFATLSEVLAAKGLLTGVGDEGGFAPNLESNQVALELLVAAIEKAGYKPGEQVALALDVAASEFYKDGQYIYDGKPHAPSEFIDYLAQLCSQYPIVSIEDGLHEEDWQNWQLLTQKIGSQVQLVGDDLFVTNATRLQKGIELKAGNAILIKLNQIGSLTETLETIDLGTRNGFRSVISHRSGETEDTTIADLAVATRAGQIKTGSLCRSERVAKYNRLLRIEDELGDRAIYAGTVGMGPK; encoded by the coding sequence ATGATCATCGATACTGCGATTGAAGCAATTATTGCCCGTGAAATTCTGGATTCACGCGGTAGACCAACGATAGAAGCAGAAGTGCATTTAGTTAATGGCGCGATCGGACTTGCTCAAGTTCCCAGTGGTGCGTCAACGGGTACTTTTGAAGCTCACGAATTACGAGACCAGGATAAAAGTCGTTATGGTGGCAAAGGTGTACTAAAAGCAGTACAAAATGTCAAGGATATTCTTGCCCCAAAATTGTTACATATGGATGCTTTAAACCAGGAACTCTTGGATAAAACCATGATTTCCTTGGACGGTTCCCACAATAAGGCGAATTTGGGTGCTAATGCAATTTTAGCGGTGTCCCTGGCAGCAGCAAGGGCGGGAGCGGATGCTTTGGGAATTCCTCTGTACCGTTATTTAGGTGGTCCCTTGGCGAATTTACTCCCCGTACCTTTAATGAATGTGATTAACGGGGGAGCCCACGCAGCGAATAATGTGGACTTCCAGGAGTTCATGATTGTCCCTGTGGGTGCGTCTTCCTTCCGGGAAGCACTGCGTTGGGGTGCGGAAGTTTTTGCTACCTTATCTGAGGTTTTGGCTGCTAAGGGTTTATTGACAGGTGTGGGAGATGAGGGTGGTTTTGCCCCTAACTTGGAATCGAACCAAGTGGCTTTAGAGTTACTGGTGGCAGCAATTGAAAAAGCTGGTTATAAACCTGGGGAACAGGTTGCTCTGGCTTTAGATGTGGCAGCTAGTGAATTCTATAAGGATGGGCAATATATCTATGACGGTAAACCCCACGCTCCATCAGAATTTATTGATTATTTGGCACAGCTTTGCAGTCAATATCCAATTGTGTCTATCGAAGATGGTTTGCATGAGGAAGACTGGCAAAACTGGCAGCTATTAACCCAAAAAATTGGTTCCCAGGTGCAATTGGTAGGTGATGATTTATTTGTGACCAATGCTACCCGTTTACAGAAAGGGATTGAATTGAAAGCGGGTAATGCGATTTTGATTAAGCTGAATCAAATTGGCTCTTTGACGGAAACTCTGGAAACCATTGATTTGGGTACTCGTAATGGTTTCCGTTCCGTAATTAGCCATCGTTCTGGGGAGACTGAAGACACTACCATTGCGGATTTAGCTGTGGCAACCCGTGCAGGACAAATTAAAACTGGTTCTCTTTGTCGTAGTGAGCGGGTAGCTAAGTATAACCGTTTACTGAGAATTGAGGATGAGTTGGGCGATCGCGCCATTTATGCGGGTACTGTCGGTATGGGACCGAAATAG
- a CDS encoding YdcF family protein codes for MKRKFSMNWQNFTPRFSRKQRKYISKIGLGLGFLLSLWLLCTTVTLVGSATKPVGTFFVLGGSITREIYVAKLVKQYPQIPVLVSQGSLPPCILMIFQRENTITNQVWLEECAHSTFDNFYYSVPILRQWGVRKVKVITSPTHLPRAQWMAQIILGSHGIWVEPEIIQEKGVPGNRENWLKTGLDVTRSLIWAILSQVLQPQCQQLTRLSDVNLAQWQSQGFKCEYQGKLGKG; via the coding sequence ATGAAACGTAAATTTAGCATGAACTGGCAGAATTTCACCCCCAGATTTTCACGGAAGCAGAGGAAGTATATCTCCAAAATTGGCTTGGGATTAGGGTTTCTCCTCAGCTTGTGGTTGTTGTGTACCACTGTAACCTTAGTTGGGAGTGCCACCAAACCAGTGGGGACGTTTTTTGTTCTGGGTGGTAGTATTACCAGGGAAATTTACGTTGCTAAGTTAGTTAAACAGTATCCTCAGATACCTGTTTTGGTTTCCCAAGGCTCCCTGCCTCCGTGTATCTTGATGATTTTCCAGCGTGAAAATACCATCACAAATCAAGTTTGGTTGGAAGAGTGTGCCCATTCAACTTTTGATAATTTTTATTACAGTGTACCGATTCTGCGTCAATGGGGTGTCCGGAAAGTCAAAGTGATTACTTCGCCAACCCATTTACCCCGCGCTCAATGGATGGCACAGATAATTCTGGGTTCCCATGGTATTTGGGTTGAACCGGAAATTATTCAAGAAAAGGGTGTTCCTGGAAATCGAGAAAATTGGCTAAAAACGGGACTTGATGTCACCCGTAGTTTAATTTGGGCAATTCTGAGTCAAGTACTACAACCTCAGTGTCAGCAATTAACCCGTCTTTCTGATGTGAATCTTGCCCAATGGCAAAGTCAAGGCTTTAAATGTGAGTATCAAGGGAAACTGGGTAAGGGGTGA
- the ctpB gene encoding carboxyl-terminal processing protease CtpB encodes MRQSAKRYSPLQVAFIGGAIATSATLSVFGTAWCRSVRAALQDSPKAIVDQVWQLVNREYVDPSFNKQNWQAVRQSLLSKNYSSREEAYAAIREALQKMGDPYTRFMDPKQYEALTSQTSGEVSGIGIRMELNEKTKRLTVVEAIENSPALKAGIKPGDQILAIDGKPTQKMAIDDASKLIRGKSGTVITLRLEREGRAFDQKLTRATIEVPTVRYTLKQEGSRRVGYITLREFSAHAADQMRRAISDLNGKQVDAYVLDLRGNPGGLLQASIEIARMWMDNGSIVRTVDRRGSSEETKANRTALTKQPLVVLVDNNSASASEILTGALKDNKRAVVVGSQTFGKALVQSVHELADGSGVAITIAHYYTPKGTDINHKGITPDIKLDLTEAQQRQLATNPDLRGTQNDPHYTRALTILSSNNFAQPVPHQTSQTNGAGKANNLGL; translated from the coding sequence ATGAGACAATCTGCGAAACGTTACTCGCCGCTTCAAGTAGCTTTTATTGGTGGAGCGATCGCCACCTCAGCTACATTGTCTGTGTTTGGTACCGCTTGGTGTCGTTCCGTACGGGCAGCGCTACAAGACAGCCCCAAGGCGATCGTAGACCAAGTATGGCAACTTGTGAACCGCGAATATGTGGATCCTTCCTTTAACAAGCAAAATTGGCAAGCAGTACGTCAAAGCTTGTTAAGTAAAAACTATTCGTCTCGTGAAGAAGCTTACGCCGCCATCCGTGAAGCTTTGCAGAAAATGGGCGATCCCTACACTCGGTTCATGGATCCCAAGCAGTACGAAGCTTTAACCAGTCAAACTTCTGGAGAAGTTTCCGGGATTGGTATCCGTATGGAACTTAATGAAAAAACCAAGCGGTTGACTGTCGTAGAAGCGATTGAAAATTCTCCTGCTCTGAAAGCTGGAATTAAACCTGGTGACCAAATTCTGGCAATTGATGGCAAACCCACCCAAAAGATGGCGATCGATGACGCTTCTAAACTGATTCGGGGTAAATCTGGTACAGTCATCACCCTGCGTCTAGAAAGAGAAGGACGTGCTTTTGACCAAAAATTAACTAGAGCCACAATCGAAGTGCCTACGGTGCGCTACACCCTGAAACAGGAAGGTAGCCGTCGGGTAGGTTACATCACCTTACGGGAATTTAGTGCTCATGCTGCTGACCAAATGCGACGGGCAATTAGTGACTTGAATGGTAAGCAAGTTGACGCTTATGTGTTGGACTTGCGAGGTAATCCCGGTGGTTTACTCCAGGCAAGTATTGAAATTGCTCGGATGTGGATGGATAACGGTTCGATTGTACGTACTGTGGATCGCCGAGGTAGTAGTGAAGAAACCAAGGCAAATCGCACAGCTTTAACTAAGCAACCTTTGGTAGTGTTGGTTGATAATAATTCTGCTAGTGCTAGCGAAATTCTTACCGGGGCACTCAAAGATAATAAACGAGCTGTTGTTGTTGGTAGTCAAACCTTTGGTAAAGCTTTAGTGCAGTCTGTTCATGAATTAGCAGACGGTTCTGGTGTTGCCATTACCATCGCCCACTATTACACTCCCAAGGGTACAGATATCAACCACAAGGGTATTACCCCCGACATCAAGCTGGATTTAACTGAAGCTCAACAGCGCCAGCTAGCAACTAATCCAGATTTACGGGGAACACAAAATGACCCCCACTATACCCGCGCTTTAACAATTTTATCTAGTAATAATTTTGCTCAACCCGTACCCCATCAAACTTCACAAACGAATGGTGCAGGTAAGGCGAATAACTTGGGTTTATAA
- a CDS encoding glycosyltransferase family 2 protein — MEDKSLDPDINKFLPQVSVVIPIYNGEKDVRELIDCLQAQIYPSELVEYLLVDNNSSDRTLALISEIAAQSKITICPVSEKLIQSSYAARNRGIRQATGEIIAFTDADCRPQPQWLSQLIAPLENQEVVMVAGEIMALPGDSFLERYADSQETLSQKHTLAHKFYPYGQTANLAIRRFALEKVGLFRPYLTTGGDADICWRIQQANLGRLEFAPLAITQHRHRTTLEELASQWQRYGRSNRYLHELHGVELMREISLKECGYRLMRWFLKELPQGSIHLVKGKGTMVNLLNTPIGLYTARKRYLGQTKARLPEKAKEIEWL; from the coding sequence ATGGAAGATAAATCATTAGACCCAGATATTAATAAATTCTTACCCCAAGTCTCAGTGGTTATACCTATTTATAATGGGGAAAAAGATGTTAGAGAATTAATTGATTGTTTACAGGCTCAAATCTATCCTTCTGAGCTGGTAGAGTATTTGCTGGTGGATAATAACAGTAGCGATCGCACTCTGGCTCTGATATCCGAAATTGCGGCTCAGTCAAAAATTACCATTTGCCCTGTGAGTGAAAAGCTGATTCAAAGTTCCTATGCTGCCAGAAACAGGGGTATCCGTCAGGCAACTGGGGAAATTATCGCCTTTACTGATGCTGATTGTCGTCCCCAACCCCAATGGTTATCCCAGCTGATTGCTCCTTTGGAAAATCAGGAAGTGGTGATGGTTGCAGGGGAAATTATGGCATTACCGGGTGATAGCTTCCTCGAAAGATACGCCGATAGTCAGGAAACTTTGTCACAAAAACATACCCTTGCCCATAAATTTTATCCCTACGGACAAACTGCTAACTTAGCTATTCGTCGTTTCGCTCTGGAAAAAGTCGGCTTATTTCGTCCCTATTTAACAACTGGGGGAGACGCAGATATCTGCTGGCGAATTCAGCAAGCCAATTTGGGGCGTTTGGAATTTGCTCCCTTGGCGATCACCCAACATCGTCATCGTACCACCCTAGAGGAACTCGCTAGTCAATGGCAACGTTACGGACGTTCTAACCGCTACTTACATGAGTTGCATGGTGTGGAGTTAATGCGCGAAATTAGTCTCAAAGAATGCGGCTATCGGTTGATGCGTTGGTTTTTAAAAGAACTACCCCAAGGCAGTATTCACCTAGTTAAGGGCAAAGGAACTATGGTGAATTTACTGAATACACCAATTGGTTTATACACGGCAAGGAAACGTTATTTAGGACAGACAAAAGCTCGTTTACCAGAGAAGGCTAAAGAGATTGAGTGGCTGTGA
- a CDS encoding ATP-binding sensor histidine kinase has product MITTQLSIPGYQVNEQLYDGLRTVVYRGYRETDNLSVVIKLLKNAYPTFSELVQFRNQYTIAKNLNHPGIIQTYNLEQFQNGYMLVMEDFGGVSLKNYFTRLKNTTDDNLYIKLLYEFLQVAISLCDILDFLYRHHVIHKDIKPANILINPDTKQVKLIDFSIASLLSKENQEVKNPNVLEGTLAYISPEQTGRMNRGVDYRSDFYSLGVTFYELLTGKLPFVSDDSIELVHCHIAKIPPKLGKDEHDNIPPVIGDILMKLMAKNAEDRYQSVLGLKHDLVTCLYQLKDTGKITNFEIAQRDICDRFILPEKLYGRESEVEQLLAAFTRVSQSNSELTLVAGFSGIGKTAIVNEVHKPIVQKRGYFIKGKFDQFNRNIPFSAFVQAFRHLMGQLLSENDAQLSSWKDKILQAVGENGQVIIDVIPELERIIGVQPPAPELSGTAAQNRFNLLFQKFIQIFTQPQHPLVIFLDDLQWADSASLNLIQLLMAESETGYLLMIGAYRDNEVFAAHPLMLTLDAIAKTGTTVNTITLKPLSQNSLNHLVADTLNCAISLVQPLTELVYQKTQGNPFFATQFLKALYQDKLITFDSQARYWQCDIVRVREAALTDDVVEFMATQLQKLPEATQNILKIAACIGNQFDLNTLAIAAEQSTIDIATALWGALQEGLVLPQSQIYKLYVGEITANLEVDNQVAHYKFLHDRVQQAAYFLIPEEEKSATHLKIGQLLLNQNNENANNISIFEIVNQLNIGRQLITEPTTIQQLAKLNITAGRQAKQSTAYSAAVDYFQTAIKLFTDEIWEQDYSLALELYTNVIEATYLIGDFTEMDCCLTKLQQRVQTKVDLVKAQEIQIEALAAQGKLRESLNLGLGILAQFGIEFPETPSLEDYTTALERARQAIGDRTTAELIDLPLATDQEAIAVMGILVKLAAPAFLVAPPLYPLLPYCGVELSARVGISPASTYLFTCYGLLHCAILNDYQAGYEFGQLALNLCNKLGDQEFRARVFLMNGLFITHWTGHLRDSLPLLQSGYTTGLETGDSTYTAFSAYIFCFHGYFLGQPLPELITEIQGYQQVLQQLSQGVILNYHKIYHQIVLNLLGDSASSCMVSGDVYDETEMLPIHQSASDYVALAHLFINKLILNFWFGNWEIALECSDLAEQYLGGAAAVATIPYYYFYDSLARLTYAQLTPSYSGEYDQRIAENLEKLTTWAKFAPMNCQHKLDLVQAEKHRLSNQKSEAIEFYDRAIAGAEKNGYIQEEALANELAAKFYLDWGKEKVAAGYMQSAYYCYARWGAKAKITHLEQNYPQLLGAILQPPTPPITHEGTIASTLMRSFTNVSSSQNLYLDFPAVMKAAQAISQEIEFNKLLATLMQIAIATGGAQTGCLILRRQEQWLVVAQGNAEETQTLDIPLDEYQEIPHSVIYAVARSPEVAVFDNLSDAVEFAGEPYLISHQPKSVLCTPMTQQGQLIGILYLENNLTVGAFTGDRLEVLKLICTQAAISLENAQLYHKLEAKVAERTQELTQKATQLELTLQELQRTQTQLIQSEKMSSLGQLVAGIAHEINNPVNFIHGNLTHVKQYTEDLFNLVNLYQQSHFNQTEIPELLNEIDLDFIQEDLPQTLKSMQVGTERIREIVLSLRNFSRMDEAEFKQVDIHAGIDSTLMILQHRLTEKAERPAIEIIKDYGKLPKIPCYAGQLNQVFMGILTNAIDAIEEKNAQHNLQGILENSQQIKIRTSVIDAKWIEIAIADNGIGMSDEIKQKIFNPFFTTKTVGKGTGMGMSITYQIITEKHGGKLECFSTPNQGTEFVIQIPISQIKL; this is encoded by the coding sequence ATGATTACGACTCAATTAAGTATTCCCGGATATCAAGTCAATGAACAACTCTATGATGGTTTAAGGACTGTTGTTTATCGAGGATATCGAGAAACTGATAACCTGTCAGTAGTAATTAAACTGCTGAAAAATGCCTATCCTACCTTTAGTGAGCTAGTACAGTTTCGCAATCAATACACTATTGCCAAAAATCTCAACCATCCCGGAATTATTCAAACCTATAACCTAGAGCAGTTTCAAAATGGTTATATGTTAGTTATGGAAGATTTTGGTGGAGTCTCCCTGAAAAATTATTTTACTCGTCTCAAAAATACCACTGACGACAACTTGTATATCAAGTTATTGTATGAATTTTTACAAGTAGCTATATCCCTGTGTGATATATTAGATTTTCTCTACCGCCATCATGTAATTCATAAAGATATTAAACCAGCCAATATTTTAATTAATCCCGACACAAAACAAGTTAAATTAATTGACTTTAGTATTGCTTCTTTATTATCCAAAGAAAATCAAGAAGTTAAAAATCCGAATGTATTAGAAGGAACCCTGGCGTATATTTCTCCTGAACAAACTGGACGCATGAATCGAGGGGTAGATTATCGCAGTGATTTTTATTCTTTGGGTGTAACTTTCTACGAACTACTTACGGGTAAATTACCATTTGTTTCTGATGATTCAATAGAATTGGTACATTGTCACATTGCCAAAATTCCTCCAAAATTAGGAAAGGATGAGCATGACAATATTCCCCCAGTTATTGGGGATATTTTGATGAAATTAATGGCAAAAAATGCCGAGGATAGATATCAAAGTGTTTTAGGATTAAAACATGATTTAGTAACTTGTTTATATCAACTTAAGGATACTGGAAAAATTACAAATTTTGAAATTGCACAACGGGATATTTGTGACAGATTTATTCTTCCTGAAAAACTTTATGGTCGAGAAAGCGAAGTTGAGCAATTATTAGCCGCATTTACACGAGTTTCGCAAAGTAACAGTGAATTAACGCTGGTTGCAGGTTTTTCTGGTATTGGGAAAACTGCGATCGTCAACGAAGTTCATAAGCCCATTGTCCAAAAACGGGGCTACTTTATCAAAGGTAAATTTGACCAGTTTAATCGCAATATTCCTTTTTCCGCATTTGTGCAGGCATTTCGCCATTTGATGGGACAATTATTGAGTGAAAATGATGCTCAATTGTCAAGTTGGAAAGATAAAATTTTACAGGCTGTAGGGGAAAATGGACAAGTTATCATTGATGTGATTCCGGAATTAGAACGCATCATTGGAGTACAACCACCTGCACCGGAATTGTCAGGTACTGCTGCCCAGAATCGGTTTAATTTATTATTTCAAAAGTTTATTCAAATTTTTACCCAGCCGCAACATCCCTTAGTGATATTTTTAGATGATTTGCAATGGGCAGATTCTGCTTCACTAAATCTGATTCAACTGTTGATGGCAGAATCGGAAACAGGTTATTTACTGATGATTGGCGCTTATCGAGATAATGAGGTTTTTGCTGCCCATCCATTAATGCTGACATTGGATGCGATCGCCAAAACTGGAACAACGGTGAATACGATCACACTCAAGCCCTTAAGCCAAAATAGTCTCAATCACTTGGTAGCTGATACCCTCAATTGTGCTATTTCCTTGGTGCAACCTTTAACAGAATTGGTATATCAAAAAACTCAAGGAAATCCCTTTTTTGCTACCCAGTTTCTCAAGGCATTGTATCAAGATAAATTAATTACCTTTGATTCTCAAGCCAGATATTGGCAATGTGATATTGTGCGAGTGCGGGAAGCAGCACTGACAGATGATGTGGTGGAGTTTATGGCGACTCAGTTGCAAAAGTTACCAGAAGCCACCCAAAATATCCTGAAAATAGCAGCTTGTATTGGCAACCAGTTTGATTTAAATACATTGGCGATTGCAGCAGAACAATCGACAATCGACATTGCTACGGCATTGTGGGGGGCTTTACAAGAAGGATTGGTGTTGCCACAAAGTCAAATTTACAAGCTTTATGTGGGAGAAATTACAGCCAATCTCGAAGTAGATAATCAAGTTGCCCATTATAAATTTTTACACGATCGCGTCCAGCAAGCTGCCTATTTCCTGATTCCAGAAGAGGAAAAATCCGCAACCCACCTGAAAATTGGTCAGTTATTGTTAAATCAGAACAACGAAAATGCAAATAATATAAGTATTTTCGAGATTGTGAATCAGTTGAATATCGGTCGTCAACTCATAACCGAACCTACTACTATTCAACAATTAGCGAAACTGAATATAACTGCTGGCAGACAAGCAAAGCAATCTACAGCTTACAGTGCTGCTGTGGACTATTTCCAAACAGCCATTAAATTATTCACAGATGAGATTTGGGAACAAGATTATTCCTTGGCTTTAGAGCTTTACACAAATGTTATTGAAGCAACTTACTTGATTGGTGATTTTACAGAGATGGATTGCTGTCTGACTAAGTTGCAACAGCGAGTTCAAACCAAGGTAGATTTAGTTAAAGCTCAGGAAATTCAAATCGAAGCTTTAGCCGCTCAGGGTAAATTACGGGAGTCTTTAAATTTAGGGTTAGGGATTTTGGCGCAATTTGGGATTGAATTTCCCGAAACACCCAGTTTGGAGGATTATACAACTGCCTTGGAAAGAGCGAGACAAGCTATTGGCGATCGCACAACAGCAGAATTAATCGATCTTCCCTTAGCAACTGATCAGGAGGCGATCGCTGTAATGGGAATACTCGTCAAACTTGCAGCTCCTGCTTTTTTGGTTGCACCACCCTTGTATCCCCTACTGCCCTATTGTGGGGTAGAATTATCCGCTCGTGTCGGTATATCCCCAGCATCAACCTACTTATTTACTTGCTATGGACTCCTCCATTGCGCCATCCTCAACGACTATCAAGCGGGTTACGAATTTGGGCAACTGGCATTAAACCTATGCAACAAACTGGGAGACCAAGAATTTCGAGCCAGGGTATTCTTAATGAACGGCTTATTTATCACCCACTGGACGGGACATCTGCGTGATAGCCTACCACTCCTCCAGTCTGGCTACACCACTGGATTAGAGACAGGGGATTCCACTTACACAGCCTTTTCAGCTTACATCTTCTGTTTTCATGGTTACTTTTTAGGTCAACCACTCCCTGAATTAATTACGGAAATCCAGGGTTATCAACAGGTACTGCAACAACTCAGCCAAGGAGTCATCCTCAATTATCATAAAATCTATCACCAAATCGTTTTGAATTTGTTAGGTGACTCTGCTTCTAGTTGTATGGTTAGTGGTGATGTATATGATGAGACGGAAATGTTACCTATACATCAATCTGCTAGCGATTATGTTGCTCTCGCACACCTATTTATCAATAAACTCATCCTCAATTTCTGGTTTGGTAATTGGGAAATTGCCTTAGAATGCTCAGATTTGGCGGAACAGTATTTGGGTGGAGCTGCTGCTGTCGCAACTATCCCCTACTATTATTTTTACGATTCCCTAGCTCGCCTTACTTACGCTCAACTTACCCCATCTTACTCCGGGGAATACGACCAACGCATTGCAGAAAACCTGGAAAAACTGACAACTTGGGCAAAATTTGCTCCTATGAACTGTCAGCATAAATTGGATTTAGTTCAAGCAGAAAAACATCGATTATCGAACCAGAAATCAGAAGCTATTGAATTTTACGATCGCGCGATCGCTGGAGCCGAGAAAAATGGCTATATCCAAGAAGAAGCTCTTGCTAATGAACTAGCAGCTAAATTTTACCTCGATTGGGGTAAAGAGAAAGTCGCCGCAGGCTATATGCAGTCAGCTTACTACTGCTATGCTCGTTGGGGTGCAAAAGCCAAAATCACCCATTTAGAACAAAACTATCCGCAATTATTAGGGGCGATTCTCCAACCTCCTACCCCTCCCATCACCCACGAGGGAACCATTGCTTCAACCTTGATGAGAAGCTTCACAAATGTCAGTAGCAGCCAGAATTTATACTTAGATTTTCCCGCAGTCATGAAAGCTGCACAAGCTATTTCCCAAGAAATTGAGTTCAATAAACTCTTGGCTACTTTAATGCAGATAGCGATCGCCACTGGGGGAGCGCAAACAGGTTGTTTAATTCTCCGCCGACAGGAACAATGGTTAGTAGTTGCCCAAGGAAATGCCGAGGAGACGCAAACTTTAGATATTCCCCTAGATGAGTATCAGGAGATTCCCCACAGTGTGATTTATGCGGTAGCGCGATCGCCAGAGGTAGCTGTTTTTGATAATTTAAGTGATGCAGTAGAATTTGCTGGCGAGCCATATCTAATTAGTCACCAACCCAAATCCGTGTTATGTACTCCCATGACTCAGCAAGGGCAACTCATCGGGATTTTGTACTTGGAAAATAACTTAACTGTGGGTGCATTTACTGGCGATCGCCTGGAAGTTCTCAAATTAATCTGTACTCAAGCTGCTATTTCCCTAGAAAATGCCCAACTGTATCACAAACTTGAGGCAAAAGTTGCTGAACGCACCCAAGAGCTTACCCAAAAAGCCACCCAACTAGAATTAACATTGCAAGAACTACAACGTACTCAAACCCAACTAATTCAATCAGAAAAAATGTCAAGTTTGGGACAATTAGTTGCGGGAATCGCCCACGAAATTAATAACCCTGTCAATTTTATTCACGGAAATCTTACTCATGTGAAACAATATACAGAGGATTTATTCAATTTGGTTAATCTCTATCAACAGTCCCATTTCAACCAGACAGAGATTCCAGAATTATTAAATGAAATTGATTTAGATTTTATTCAGGAAGACTTACCTCAAACTCTCAAATCAATGCAAGTGGGGACTGAACGTATCCGTGAAATTGTTTTATCCCTGAGAAATTTTTCGCGGATGGATGAAGCTGAATTTAAACAGGTTGATATCCATGCAGGGATTGACAGTACGTTGATGATATTACAACATCGCCTCACAGAGAAAGCAGAGCGTCCAGCAATTGAAATTATCAAAGATTATGGCAAATTACCTAAAATTCCATGCTATGCAGGACAATTAAATCAAGTATTTATGGGGATTTTGACAAATGCGATTGACGCAATTGAAGAAAAAAATGCTCAACATAATTTGCAGGGAATATTAGAGAATTCACAACAAATAAAAATCCGTACTTCTGTGATAGATGCGAAATGGATTGAAATAGCGATCGCCGATAATGGTATCGGTATGAGTGATGAAATTAAGCAGAAAATATTCAACCCATTTTTTACTACTAAAACTGTGGGTAAAGGTACAGGAATGGGTATGTCAATTACCTATCAAATTATTACAGAAAAACATGGCGGGAAGTTGGAATGTTTTTCCACACCGAATCAAGGTACTGAGTTTGTGATACAAATACCCATCAGTCAAATCAAGCTGTAA